In one window of Janthinobacterium sp. 1_2014MBL_MicDiv DNA:
- a CDS encoding Ig-like domain-containing protein: MPLVRLSYPLLPAGLLAAVFIVLAGCGGGGGDTQAGAGCSLHSTAGCGGSPPPPIVPPVTPPVTPPVTPPVTPPEPASLASLASAVTLVFSSTELASAGLAGGEVAVTALVKDGANLALPNAKISFSADSGILGSVDAVTDKNGRARALLGTGGANANRSITVTATVGPRTGSGTVAVTGSTLELQGPASLMLGQGSDLTVTVRDSARKPVAGAAIAYSTGAGNSVRVKGDGAALSNAQGQLVLRLSAGSLGKDTVSVSALGAAATQAYAVAGSDLRLSPAVGQDAGGADVLPEVATLACQPIDARYEKAGVAQSGSASLSTSRGSLFSDSVCGQALPASLIFNNGNLPRSYIQSAHAGVATVTAAVAGGPTAQTRLEFVAPLSGASKLAVQAEPAVLRANPGNGAPADNVSVISAVVRDGAANNLVKNAPVVFTILSDPSGGYLRQTGRVFSGSDGLARSVYVAGPADSGRDGVVLQARIEGAAQAAATGLVRLTVARQALSIKLGTGNLVREHSASVLQKEFAVFVSDSAGNAVSGVAITAAAWPSRYAKGYYVWQADKPEFPDTGVWRLALPHYSCANEDVLRNGIYDAAYDSNGNGVLDPGIPLTVSASGLSDALGMATVTVSYPRNYGSWVQLALTVRGTVSGTEASATAELPLATVARDFSERRVAPPGQTSPYGSGACDSAD; the protein is encoded by the coding sequence GTGCCCCTCGTCCGCCTGTCCTATCCACTCCTGCCAGCTGGCTTGCTGGCTGCCGTCTTCATTGTCCTGGCCGGCTGCGGCGGCGGTGGCGGCGATACCCAGGCCGGCGCCGGCTGCTCGCTGCACAGCACGGCCGGCTGCGGCGGCAGCCCGCCGCCGCCCATCGTGCCGCCCGTGACGCCGCCCGTCACCCCGCCGGTGACGCCCCCCGTCACGCCGCCCGAACCGGCCAGCCTGGCCAGCCTGGCCAGCGCCGTCACGCTCGTCTTTTCCAGCACGGAACTGGCCTCGGCCGGCCTGGCCGGCGGCGAGGTGGCCGTCACGGCCCTCGTCAAGGATGGCGCCAACCTGGCCTTGCCGAATGCAAAGATATCGTTCAGCGCCGATTCCGGCATCCTTGGCAGCGTCGATGCCGTGACGGACAAGAATGGCCGGGCACGCGCCCTGCTGGGCACGGGCGGCGCGAATGCCAACCGCAGCATCACGGTGACGGCCACAGTCGGGCCGCGCACGGGCAGCGGCACGGTGGCCGTCACCGGCAGCACGCTCGAACTGCAGGGACCGGCATCCCTGATGCTGGGCCAGGGCAGCGACCTGACCGTCACCGTGCGCGACTCGGCGCGCAAGCCCGTGGCCGGCGCCGCCATCGCTTACAGCACGGGCGCCGGCAACAGCGTGCGCGTCAAGGGGGACGGCGCGGCGCTCAGCAATGCGCAAGGCCAGCTGGTGCTGCGGCTGAGCGCTGGCAGCCTGGGCAAGGATACCGTCTCCGTCAGCGCGCTGGGCGCCGCCGCCACGCAGGCGTATGCCGTGGCCGGCAGCGACCTGCGCCTGAGCCCGGCCGTGGGCCAGGATGCGGGCGGCGCCGACGTCCTGCCGGAAGTGGCGACATTGGCCTGCCAGCCCATCGATGCGCGCTATGAGAAGGCGGGCGTGGCACAGTCCGGCAGCGCCAGCCTGTCCACCTCGCGCGGCAGCCTGTTCAGTGACAGCGTTTGCGGCCAGGCACTGCCGGCCAGCCTGATCTTCAACAATGGCAACTTGCCGCGCAGCTATATCCAGTCCGCGCACGCGGGCGTGGCCACCGTCACGGCGGCCGTGGCGGGCGGCCCGACGGCGCAGACGCGGCTCGAATTCGTCGCGCCGCTGAGCGGCGCCAGCAAGCTCGCCGTGCAGGCCGAGCCGGCCGTCCTGCGGGCCAATCCCGGCAATGGCGCACCCGCCGACAACGTCAGCGTCATCAGCGCCGTCGTGCGCGATGGCGCGGCGAACAACCTGGTCAAGAACGCGCCCGTCGTGTTTACCATCTTGAGCGACCCCAGCGGCGGCTACCTGCGGCAAACGGGCCGGGTCTTCAGCGGCAGCGACGGCCTGGCGCGCAGTGTGTATGTGGCCGGCCCGGCCGACAGCGGACGCGACGGCGTAGTGCTGCAGGCCCGCATCGAGGGTGCCGCGCAGGCCGCGGCCACAGGCCTCGTGCGCCTGACGGTGGCCAGGCAGGCGCTGTCGATCAAGCTGGGCACGGGCAACCTGGTGCGCGAACACTCGGCCAGCGTGCTGCAGAAGGAATTCGCCGTCTTTGTTTCCGACAGCGCCGGCAATGCCGTCTCCGGCGTGGCCATCACGGCAGCCGCCTGGCCCAGCCGCTATGCCAAGGGCTATTATGTGTGGCAGGCGGACAAGCCCGAGTTCCCCGACACGGGCGTGTGGCGCCTGGCCCTGCCCCATTACAGCTGCGCCAACGAGGATGTCTTGCGCAACGGCATCTATGACGCCGCCTACGACAGCAATGGCAATGGCGTGCTCGATCCGGGCATCCCGCTGACCGTCAGCGCCAGCGGCCTGAGCGATGCACTGGGCATGGCCACCGTCACCGTCAGCTATCCGCGCAATTACGGTTCCTGGGTGCAACTAGCCCTTACCGTCAGGGGCACGGTCAGCGGCACGGAAGCGAGCGCCACGGCGGAATTGCCGCTGGCGACCGTGGCCAGGGATTTCAGCGAGCGCCGCGTGGCGCCGCCAGGACAGACCAGCCCGTATGGCAGCGGCGCCTGCGACAGCGCCGATTAG
- a CDS encoding 3'-5' exonuclease, producing the protein MNVFDKPIVMIDFETTGLSPDMGDRITEVAALRIEGGQITDRYVTLINCNARIPSFITGLTGITQAMVDKAPLVADVVPQLLDFIGSDALSAHNASFDEKFLRAESARLNLAPAHQSLVCSLKLSRRVFPGMSSYKLGLLSSQLGIAFKSAAHRAESDAEVAAQVLIHIGRHLRSNYGIADVDADLLVSLNKLAAAKVPQFLQKHPSRR; encoded by the coding sequence ATGAATGTGTTTGACAAACCGATCGTCATGATCGACTTCGAGACGACCGGTCTGTCGCCCGACATGGGCGACCGCATCACGGAAGTGGCGGCGCTGCGCATCGAGGGCGGGCAGATCACGGACCGCTACGTGACCCTGATCAACTGCAATGCGCGCATTCCCTCGTTCATCACGGGCTTGACGGGCATCACGCAGGCGATGGTGGACAAGGCGCCGCTCGTGGCCGACGTGGTGCCGCAATTGCTCGACTTCATCGGCAGCGACGCGCTGTCGGCGCACAATGCCAGCTTCGACGAAAAGTTTTTGCGCGCGGAAAGCGCCCGCCTGAACCTGGCGCCCGCGCACCAGTCGCTCGTGTGCTCGCTGAAACTGTCGCGCCGCGTGTTTCCCGGCATGTCCAGCTACAAGCTGGGGCTGCTGTCCAGCCAGCTGGGCATCGCTTTCAAGAGCGCGGCCCACAGGGCCGAGTCCGATGCGGAAGTGGCGGCGCAAGTGCTGATCCATATCGGCCGCCATTTGCGCAGCAACTACGGCATCGCCGATGTCGATGCGGACCTGCTCGTGTCGCTGAACAAGCTGGCGGCCGCGAAAGTGCCGCAATTCCTGCAGAAACACCCGTCGCGCCGCTGA
- a CDS encoding Hsp70 family protein has protein sequence MANACGVDFGTSNSTVGWARPGQSTMLGLEDGKTTLPSVVFFNAEDEEVSFGRAALAGYLAGYEGRLMRSLKSLLGTSLIDGQTEVGGRALPFRMLLAQFIGEVKRRAEQSAGREFSSAVFGRPVFFIDDNAQADQLAQDTLAEVARSVGFKDVAFQFEPIAAAFDYESQIAREELVLIADIGGGTSDFSLVRLSPDRAKKAERRDDILATGGVHIGGTDFDKYLSLSSVMPLLGYGSRLHNNSEVPSSYYFNLATWHTINLAYTKKIWVQLADVCRDAREQDKMGRLQKLIDERAGHWLAMKVEEGKIALSDAAEVQLELDRLSPAQSLLLKRAQFDEAIGHLCGSVEETVLRLLRDAGVAPEAVDTVFFTGGSSGVRLLREKIAALVPAARKVEGDLFGSIGAGLALDAVRKFG, from the coding sequence ATGGCCAATGCTTGCGGCGTCGATTTCGGCACGTCAAATTCCACGGTAGGTTGGGCACGTCCAGGGCAGAGCACCATGCTCGGCCTGGAAGATGGCAAGACAACCTTGCCATCCGTCGTCTTCTTCAATGCGGAAGACGAGGAAGTCAGTTTTGGCCGCGCCGCGCTGGCCGGCTATCTGGCCGGCTACGAGGGCCGCCTGATGCGTTCGCTCAAGAGCTTGCTGGGCACCAGCCTCATCGACGGCCAGACGGAAGTGGGCGGCCGCGCGCTGCCGTTCCGCATGTTGCTGGCGCAATTCATCGGTGAAGTGAAGCGCCGCGCCGAACAGTCGGCCGGCCGCGAATTCTCGTCCGCCGTGTTCGGCCGTCCCGTCTTCTTTATCGACGACAATGCCCAGGCCGACCAGCTGGCGCAGGACACCCTGGCCGAAGTGGCCCGTTCCGTCGGCTTCAAGGATGTGGCCTTCCAGTTCGAGCCGATCGCCGCCGCCTTCGACTACGAGTCGCAGATCGCCAGGGAAGAGCTGGTGCTGATCGCCGACATCGGCGGCGGCACGTCCGACTTTTCGCTGGTGCGCCTGTCGCCCGACCGGGCGAAGAAGGCCGAGCGCCGTGACGACATCCTCGCCACCGGCGGCGTGCACATCGGCGGCACGGATTTCGATAAATACCTGAGCCTGTCGTCCGTCATGCCGCTGCTCGGCTATGGCAGCCGCCTGCACAACAATAGCGAAGTGCCATCGAGCTATTATTTCAACCTGGCCACCTGGCACACGATCAACCTCGCGTACACGAAGAAGATCTGGGTGCAGCTGGCCGACGTCTGCCGCGATGCGCGTGAGCAAGACAAGATGGGCCGCCTGCAAAAGCTGATCGACGAACGGGCCGGCCACTGGCTGGCCATGAAAGTGGAAGAAGGCAAGATTGCCCTGTCCGACGCGGCCGAAGTGCAGCTGGAGCTGGACCGTTTGTCGCCCGCGCAAAGCCTGTTGCTGAAACGTGCGCAGTTCGACGAAGCCATCGGCCACCTGTGCGGTTCCGTGGAAGAAACCGTGCTGCGCCTGCTGCGCGACGCGGGCGTGGCGCCGGAAGCCGTCGACACGGTGTTCTTCACGGGCGGCTCGAGCGGCGTGCGCCTGCTGCGCGAAAAGATCGCGGCCCTGGTGCCGGCGGCGCGCAAGGTCGAAGGCGACCTGTTCGGCAGCATCGGTGCGGGATTGGCGCTGGACGCCGTGCGCAAGTTCGGCTGA
- a CDS encoding tetratricopeptide repeat protein, which translates to MDKHHTARDSHQAYIWFRTAAEQGNAYAQFNLGLMYKKGEGVVHDDARAFVWLRLAALQGLAFAQNHLGALYYHGRGVAQSDEEAVLWFRRAAAQGDASAQQNLGQMYRKGRGVLQSDELALAWFYRASEQGVASAQSLLGEAYAQGLGAKKNDALALAWFRKAALQGDAQAQLNLGLVYKRGQGVAQSDAQALAWFRQAAAQGLAVAQRQLGVAYAQGLGVASDQLRAYAWLQRAAEQDDADAQFNVGLMLARGQGVDKDEARAVGWYRRAALQGHCMAQYNLGGMYAGGRGIVRDLRQALDWYARAAAQGASNAQFNLGVMYANGHGVARDEVCAVRWYRTAAEQGDASAQNNLGVMYANGHGVPQDDGLAVHWYARAAEQGHALAQYNLGGMYNSGRGVGKDPVRAYMWLELAAEGGDGAAGSAREASAGKLAPEALQAAQELTRQWRQAHVLPAPPHA; encoded by the coding sequence ATGGACAAGCACCATACTGCCAGAGACAGCCACCAGGCGTATATCTGGTTTCGCACGGCGGCCGAGCAGGGCAATGCCTATGCCCAGTTCAATCTGGGCTTGATGTACAAGAAGGGCGAAGGCGTCGTGCATGACGACGCGCGCGCGTTTGTCTGGCTGCGCCTGGCGGCGCTGCAGGGCCTGGCTTTCGCGCAGAATCACCTGGGCGCCCTGTATTACCACGGTCGTGGCGTGGCGCAGAGCGACGAAGAGGCCGTGCTGTGGTTCCGCCGCGCGGCGGCCCAGGGCGATGCATCGGCCCAGCAGAACCTGGGGCAGATGTACCGCAAGGGACGCGGCGTGCTGCAAAGCGACGAGCTGGCCCTGGCCTGGTTCTACCGCGCGTCCGAGCAGGGCGTGGCCAGCGCGCAATCGCTGCTGGGCGAAGCGTATGCGCAGGGGCTGGGCGCGAAAAAGAACGATGCGCTGGCCCTGGCCTGGTTCCGCAAGGCCGCCTTGCAGGGCGATGCCCAGGCACAGCTGAACCTGGGCCTCGTCTACAAGCGGGGCCAGGGCGTGGCGCAAAGCGATGCGCAGGCGCTGGCCTGGTTCCGCCAGGCGGCCGCGCAGGGCTTGGCCGTGGCGCAACGGCAACTCGGTGTGGCGTATGCGCAGGGCCTGGGCGTGGCGTCCGACCAGCTGCGCGCGTATGCGTGGCTGCAGCGCGCGGCCGAGCAGGACGATGCCGACGCCCAGTTCAACGTGGGCCTGATGCTGGCGCGCGGGCAGGGCGTGGACAAGGACGAGGCGCGCGCCGTCGGCTGGTACCGCCGAGCCGCCTTGCAAGGGCATTGCATGGCGCAATACAACCTGGGCGGCATGTATGCGGGCGGGCGCGGCATCGTCCGCGACTTGCGCCAGGCGCTCGACTGGTATGCGAGGGCGGCGGCCCAGGGCGCGTCGAACGCCCAGTTCAACCTGGGCGTGATGTATGCCAACGGCCACGGCGTGGCCCGCGACGAGGTCTGCGCCGTGCGCTGGTACCGCACGGCCGCCGAGCAGGGCGATGCCAGCGCGCAAAACAACCTGGGCGTCATGTACGCGAATGGCCACGGCGTGCCGCAGGACGATGGCCTGGCCGTGCACTGGTATGCGCGCGCGGCCGAGCAAGGCCATGCACTGGCGCAGTACAACCTGGGCGGCATGTATAACAGCGGCCGCGGCGTCGGCAAGGACCCCGTGCGCGCCTACATGTGGCTGGAGCTGGCGGCCGAAGGCGGCGATGGCGCGGCCGGCAGCGCCCGCGAAGCCAGCGCCGGCAAGCTGGCGCCCGAAGCCTTGCAGGCGGCGCAGGAATTGACGCGGCAATGGCGCCAGGCGCACGTCTTGCCGGCGCCACCGCACGCCTGA